One window of Paenibacillus sp. FSL K6-3182 genomic DNA carries:
- a CDS encoding sugar ABC transporter permease, with product MSKRRTLSLERKKEIYGVLFVTPWLLGFVLLMVIPFVQSLQFSFHKLTLNSEGYSLQYVGLENYRNIFFVDAWYVRSLTEAVTVMALNVPLIIFFSLFTATLLVQKFKGRMLARAIIFLPVVLASGVIAKLDNGNFLAQMIGSASTDMEGNYSGLRSIELRPLLFQAGLSRDIVEYLTSAVDRIYQIISSSGVQILIFLAGLQSISPSLYEAAKMEGATGYEAFWKITFPMISPLILTNVVYTIIDSFYDNKMTQMIQDAAFGRLDFGVSSAMSWIYFLVISIILVVSTYLISKRVFYYD from the coding sequence ATGTCGAAGAGACGAACACTGAGCTTGGAGCGCAAAAAGGAAATATACGGCGTGTTGTTCGTAACCCCTTGGCTGCTTGGATTCGTACTGCTGATGGTTATCCCATTCGTCCAGTCGCTTCAATTCAGCTTCCATAAGCTGACGCTTAATTCGGAAGGCTACTCGCTTCAATATGTCGGCCTTGAAAATTATCGCAACATCTTTTTCGTTGATGCGTGGTACGTTCGTTCCTTAACGGAAGCCGTTACGGTGATGGCATTAAACGTACCGCTCATTATTTTTTTCAGTTTATTTACAGCCACATTATTGGTGCAGAAATTCAAAGGGAGAATGCTTGCGAGAGCGATCATATTCCTGCCAGTCGTGTTAGCCTCAGGGGTTATAGCTAAGCTTGATAACGGCAATTTTCTAGCTCAAATGATCGGCTCCGCTTCAACCGACATGGAGGGCAACTATTCTGGACTGCGAAGCATTGAGCTAAGGCCGCTGCTCTTCCAAGCTGGTCTTAGCCGGGACATTGTGGAGTATTTGACTAGTGCGGTTGATCGAATCTACCAGATCATCAGCTCGTCTGGCGTCCAGATACTCATTTTTTTAGCGGGGCTGCAGTCGATCTCACCTTCTCTTTATGAAGCGGCGAAGATGGAAGGGGCCACAGGTTATGAAGCCTTCTGGAAAATAACATTTCCCATGATTTCGCCGCTCATTCTGACGAATGTGGTGTATACCATCATCGATTCCTTCTATGACAATAAAATGACGCAAATGATTCAGGACGCAGCTTTTGGTCGATTGGACTTTGGCGTCAGCTCGGCGATGTCATGGATTTACTTTCTAGTCATCTCGATCATTCTAGTCGTATCGACGTATCTGATTTCGAAGCGTGTATTCTACTATGACTAA
- a CDS encoding sugar ABC transporter permease, with the protein MIQLVKKSKLKLDSKTLRPRLNLKWKEVSKNKVLYAMIAPFFLIFFTFTVLPVCLSLLVSFTNFNMLEFPKWVGWRNYAQLFVRDDVFLIALKNTLIFAAITGPVSYIACFVLAWIINEFPPKIRAFATLVFYAPALSGSAFIVWTLLFSSDSYGYINAFLLKWHLILEPILWLKTPKYILPIIIIVQLWLSLGTSFLAFIAGLQGLDKTLFEAGAIDGIRNRWQELWFITLPSMRPMLMFGAVIQITASFGVAEVATALAGFPSVKYAGHTIVTHLMDYGSIRFEMGYASAIATVLFAMMLGSNLIVRRLLAKVGE; encoded by the coding sequence ATGATTCAGCTTGTTAAAAAAAGCAAGTTAAAATTGGACAGCAAAACGCTGCGGCCGCGGTTGAATCTGAAGTGGAAGGAAGTTTCGAAGAACAAGGTTTTATATGCCATGATTGCACCGTTCTTTCTGATCTTCTTCACCTTTACCGTCCTTCCCGTCTGCTTATCGCTGCTGGTCAGCTTCACTAACTTTAATATGCTGGAATTTCCGAAGTGGGTAGGCTGGCGCAATTACGCTCAATTGTTCGTTAGGGATGATGTGTTTCTAATCGCTCTAAAAAACACGTTGATCTTCGCCGCAATCACAGGACCTGTCAGTTATATCGCCTGTTTTGTGCTCGCGTGGATCATTAATGAGTTTCCGCCAAAGATTAGAGCTTTTGCGACGCTGGTTTTTTATGCGCCTGCCTTGTCAGGGAGCGCCTTTATCGTGTGGACGCTCTTGTTCAGCAGCGATTCCTATGGATATATCAATGCTTTCCTCCTCAAGTGGCATTTGATATTGGAGCCTATCCTTTGGCTCAAGACACCTAAATATATTCTTCCGATCATCATTATCGTTCAGCTTTGGCTCAGCCTTGGAACGAGTTTTCTTGCCTTTATCGCAGGGCTGCAAGGACTTGATAAAACATTATTCGAGGCGGGTGCGATCGATGGCATACGCAACCGCTGGCAGGAGCTTTGGTTCATTACGCTGCCTTCGATGAGGCCGATGCTGATGTTCGGCGCGGTCATCCAAATTACAGCTTCCTTCGGCGTTGCGGAGGTAGCGACTGCGCTCGCCGGGTTCCCAAGCGTGAAGTATGCGGGGCATACGATCGTTACGCATTTAATGGATTACGGCTCCATTCGCTTTGAGATGGGATACGCCTCAGCTATTGCGACCGTGCTGTTCGCAATGATGCTCGGCTCGAATCTCATTGTGCGTAGGCTGCTGGCGAAGGTCGGTGAGTAG
- a CDS encoding YIP1 family protein: MNRLCKFLLLFPLMLILVGISVPVYAAPYDGYNYSWWGDPEPAPVPYLPVKQIGGEQLSSGPFKSPEDLFITADNQIYVADTGNNRIVVLDEQASVIQTIDAFVNGNKADSFSAPQGIFVHSNGHLFIADTGNKRIVELTKEGELVRVIGAPESDVLGGNFVYEPIKLVGDSAGRLYVVGKGVFNGIMQFDSGGKFSGFMGVNKVRYSAADLFWKRVMTKEQRSKMVLFIPVEFNNVDIDSEGFVYATTSEAFSDTPVKRLNPSGTDVLKRTGYQPPKGDIRFRTGGTRPGTSAIQSVALDRNGIYSILDSTRGRIFTYDREGKLMYIYGLLGEQVGTFKTPTDIDMLGDKMIVLDKGLNQLVMFEPTRYGKVIREAVINNDIGEEEKSVEKWREALRLNNNLEIAYLGIGKAELRQGHNYEAMKHFELGMHTQYYSRAFERYRKDFMWEHFGKIAAVAITAVVLLIAARVLIKRRTAEPGVVGMGWYTIFHPFNGFWELKFERKGKIWFALLLLLILSLLYVLKRQFTGFIFNPTVNAENVNVLDEIKFIVLPFFLWCIANWSMTTLMDGEGKFKEIVMATAYALIPVVLMQIPLILLSNVITIQEGSFYRLLESIGFLWFFGLLFVGMLTVHQYTVGKTVITMLLTMLVMGIIIFLGLLFFSLAQQMLSFAATVYKEAMFRLGEG; the protein is encoded by the coding sequence TTGAATCGATTATGTAAATTTCTGCTGCTCTTCCCACTAATGCTGATCCTGGTTGGCATTTCGGTTCCAGTCTATGCTGCACCATATGATGGCTACAATTATTCGTGGTGGGGAGATCCTGAGCCAGCGCCTGTGCCGTACTTGCCAGTGAAGCAAATCGGCGGGGAGCAGTTAAGCTCCGGACCATTCAAATCGCCAGAGGACTTGTTCATAACCGCTGACAATCAGATCTATGTCGCGGATACAGGGAATAACCGCATTGTCGTGCTTGATGAGCAAGCAAGTGTAATTCAGACGATTGATGCTTTTGTGAATGGCAATAAAGCGGATAGCTTCTCAGCTCCGCAAGGAATCTTCGTACATTCAAATGGACATTTGTTCATTGCTGATACAGGAAACAAACGCATTGTTGAACTAACGAAGGAAGGCGAGCTGGTACGCGTCATTGGCGCTCCGGAGAGCGATGTGCTGGGCGGAAACTTTGTCTATGAGCCGATCAAGCTGGTCGGAGATTCAGCGGGTCGTTTATATGTTGTCGGAAAAGGCGTGTTCAATGGCATTATGCAGTTTGATTCCGGCGGCAAGTTCTCAGGGTTTATGGGCGTCAATAAAGTACGCTACAGTGCCGCGGATTTGTTCTGGAAGCGCGTCATGACGAAGGAGCAGCGTTCCAAAATGGTGCTCTTTATCCCTGTCGAATTCAACAACGTCGATATTGACAGTGAGGGCTTTGTTTATGCTACAACAAGCGAGGCATTCTCGGATACACCAGTAAAGCGTCTGAATCCATCTGGAACGGATGTGCTGAAGAGAACGGGCTACCAGCCTCCAAAAGGTGATATTCGATTCCGCACAGGAGGCACACGGCCCGGAACATCAGCTATTCAAAGCGTCGCTCTTGATCGAAATGGGATTTACAGCATTTTGGACAGTACACGCGGGAGAATCTTTACGTACGACAGAGAAGGCAAGCTGATGTATATTTACGGACTGCTTGGTGAGCAGGTTGGGACGTTTAAGACGCCAACCGACATTGACATGTTAGGCGATAAGATGATTGTGCTAGATAAAGGCTTGAATCAGCTGGTCATGTTTGAGCCAACGCGCTATGGAAAGGTGATTCGGGAAGCCGTTATTAATAATGATATTGGCGAGGAAGAAAAGTCGGTCGAGAAATGGCGCGAGGCTTTGCGATTAAACAACAATCTCGAAATCGCTTATTTGGGGATCGGGAAAGCGGAGCTCAGACAGGGACATAATTACGAAGCGATGAAGCATTTTGAGCTGGGCATGCACACGCAATATTATTCACGGGCTTTTGAACGTTACCGCAAGGATTTCATGTGGGAGCATTTCGGGAAAATTGCTGCAGTAGCGATAACAGCAGTCGTACTGCTCATCGCTGCGAGAGTGCTCATCAAGCGTAGAACAGCTGAGCCTGGCGTAGTGGGAATGGGCTGGTATACGATCTTCCATCCGTTTAATGGATTCTGGGAGCTGAAGTTCGAGCGAAAAGGGAAGATCTGGTTTGCTTTGCTGCTGCTGCTTATTCTATCACTTCTCTATGTACTCAAAAGGCAGTTTACCGGTTTTATCTTTAATCCAACGGTCAATGCAGAGAATGTAAACGTGCTTGATGAGATTAAATTTATTGTGCTCCCGTTTTTTCTATGGTGCATCGCCAACTGGTCGATGACGACGCTGATGGATGGCGAGGGGAAATTCAAAGAAATTGTAATGGCTACCGCCTATGCGCTTATTCCAGTTGTGCTGATGCAAATTCCACTCATTTTATTATCCAATGTCATTACGATTCAGGAAGGTTCGTTCTATCGATTGCTGGAGTCAATCGGCTTCTTGTGGTTTTTTGGATTGTTATTTGTCGGTATGCTTACCGTTCATCAGTACACGGTGGGGAAAACGGTCATTACGATGCTGCTAACGATGCTTGTGATGGGCATCATCATCTTCTTAGGCTTGCTTTTCTTCAGCTTAGCGCAGCAGATGCTTTCCTTCGCAGCTACGGTATACAAAGAAGCGATGTTTAGACTAGGGGAGGGATAA
- a CDS encoding DUF5696 domain-containing protein, translating into MSKHNTRKWVALSLLLAMLSLPACTSATVNSTLTSGTPSKDSAETDASLRALDASAQVEPRIEGLDPVLENDALRLYISKATAEIAVVDKISGNIWRSNPDSSEDKLASPYLKGKLSSQISFVYLTKSGQNKDYDSYNNSVKFNQFEIKQADNGVTVTYQFGDPQKGLESIPQKINKERFEERLLKRLEDPADQEQLKVRYKLNEEQGIYERREIPKAVVKKLLAIFEKAEYTEEDFAIDNGEGDGGGAAEESVKPKFSAAIEYTLDGRDLIASVDTSTITEDTPPYRIHSISLLENFGAAGQKDDGYLFLPDGSGTLIRFNTGNIQAQPILIPIYGEDSSIYVNEKFNTLEPNRLPVFGMKKNDAAFLAIIEQGEALAKLSADISGRLHEFNTIAAQFIILPKDEVRLSNNEIMHKTPKETYKGNLKIRYSLLSGDEADYSGMAASYRTYLEKADGLSKLKAEGDAPFYMELVGSIPKKKNMLGFPYEALVPLTNLKEAEQLVDQLHGKQIQNIRLSYKGWFNEGLNHTIASNIDMDNVIGSKGDWKRLAEKLQKSGGGFYPDAAFQLIYQNSGKFSPSKDSAQYISRRYAKIYEFDRAAYFRHNELLSHFLLTPRKLSSTVSGFLSDFKKLNPGAISLRDLGSELHSDFRRNAEVTREDAKRIVTDQLEAISEMSPSIMVNGGNAYVLPYVSHILNIPQKSNEYQLAGESIPFNQMVLHGYIEYAGKAYNMADEQDIRESVLRSLETGSNVYFSWFYEEPSVLKDTRFSYLYSNDYEQWFDEAVDAYGEVNAVLRQVRGQSMIKHEKLAERTYKTVYESGLTVYVNYSDSVVQTDGVTIEAHDYIVKGG; encoded by the coding sequence ATGTCAAAGCACAATACACGGAAATGGGTGGCATTGTCCCTGCTGCTTGCGATGCTGTCGCTGCCGGCTTGCACATCGGCAACGGTTAACAGCACCCTTACATCCGGGACGCCTAGTAAAGATTCCGCGGAAACGGATGCTTCGCTCCGTGCACTAGACGCGTCAGCTCAAGTGGAGCCTCGAATAGAAGGTCTTGATCCGGTGCTGGAGAACGATGCACTTCGGCTTTATATTAGCAAGGCTACTGCTGAAATCGCGGTCGTGGATAAAATAAGCGGGAACATATGGCGCTCGAATCCAGACAGCTCGGAGGATAAGCTTGCTTCACCGTATTTAAAGGGGAAATTATCCTCCCAAATCTCTTTCGTCTACCTCACGAAGAGCGGTCAGAACAAAGATTATGACAGCTATAACAACAGCGTGAAATTTAATCAGTTTGAAATTAAGCAAGCGGATAATGGGGTGACGGTCACCTATCAGTTCGGTGATCCGCAGAAAGGGCTTGAGTCCATACCGCAGAAGATAAACAAGGAGCGGTTCGAAGAAAGATTGCTGAAGCGATTGGAAGATCCAGCGGACCAAGAACAGCTGAAGGTTAGATACAAGCTAAATGAGGAGCAGGGTATTTACGAACGCCGAGAAATACCAAAAGCTGTCGTGAAAAAGCTATTGGCAATCTTTGAGAAGGCGGAATATACGGAAGAGGATTTTGCTATCGATAATGGTGAGGGAGACGGCGGCGGAGCAGCTGAAGAATCGGTTAAACCGAAATTTTCGGCAGCGATTGAATACACATTGGATGGCAGAGATCTAATCGCTTCAGTGGATACGTCGACCATCACTGAAGATACTCCGCCTTATCGGATTCATTCGATCAGTCTTCTAGAAAATTTCGGAGCTGCGGGCCAGAAGGATGACGGCTACCTCTTTCTTCCTGACGGGTCGGGAACGCTTATTAGGTTCAACACTGGAAATATCCAGGCGCAGCCTATCCTGATCCCGATATACGGTGAAGACAGCTCGATCTATGTAAATGAAAAGTTTAATACGCTTGAGCCAAACCGGTTGCCGGTATTCGGAATGAAAAAGAATGATGCAGCATTTCTTGCCATTATTGAGCAGGGGGAAGCGCTAGCCAAGCTTTCCGCGGATATAAGCGGGCGATTGCATGAGTTTAATACGATTGCTGCCCAGTTCATTATTTTGCCGAAGGACGAGGTGCGTTTAAGCAATAATGAGATCATGCACAAAACGCCAAAGGAGACGTACAAGGGGAATTTGAAAATTCGTTATTCCTTATTAAGCGGCGATGAGGCTGATTACTCAGGCATGGCAGCAAGCTATCGCACTTATCTGGAGAAGGCGGATGGGCTATCAAAGCTGAAAGCAGAAGGAGATGCGCCATTTTATATGGAGCTTGTTGGCAGCATCCCGAAAAAGAAAAACATGTTAGGTTTTCCTTATGAGGCTCTTGTGCCTTTAACGAATTTGAAGGAAGCTGAGCAGCTCGTTGATCAGCTTCACGGCAAGCAAATACAAAATATACGGCTGAGTTACAAGGGCTGGTTTAATGAAGGCTTAAATCATACGATAGCATCGAATATCGACATGGATAACGTGATAGGGAGCAAAGGCGATTGGAAGCGATTAGCGGAAAAGCTGCAGAAGAGCGGAGGTGGGTTTTATCCGGATGCAGCCTTCCAGCTTATCTATCAGAATTCCGGGAAATTTAGCCCGAGCAAAGACTCTGCCCAGTACATTTCTCGGCGCTATGCGAAAATTTATGAATTCGATCGCGCAGCATATTTTCGGCATAACGAGCTGTTGTCACACTTTTTGTTGACTCCAAGAAAGCTAAGTTCAACGGTCAGCGGTTTTCTGTCTGATTTCAAGAAGCTGAATCCTGGAGCTATTTCCTTGAGGGATCTGGGCTCTGAGCTTCATTCGGATTTTCGAAGAAATGCAGAGGTGACAAGAGAGGACGCAAAACGAATCGTTACAGATCAGCTCGAAGCCATTTCGGAGATGTCTCCAAGCATAATGGTCAATGGCGGCAATGCTTATGTTCTCCCGTATGTATCGCATATTCTAAACATACCGCAAAAAAGCAATGAATATCAGCTAGCCGGTGAGTCGATACCGTTTAACCAAATGGTGCTGCATGGTTATATCGAATATGCGGGAAAAGCATATAACATGGCTGATGAGCAAGACATTCGGGAAAGTGTACTGCGCTCGCTTGAAACGGGTTCAAATGTATACTTTAGCTGGTTCTATGAGGAGCCGTCCGTTCTTAAGGACACTCGATTCAGTTATCTTTATTCGAATGATTATGAGCAATGGTTTGATGAGGCTGTCGACGCTTATGGCGAAGTGAATGCAGTGCTGCGGCAGGTCCGCGGTCAGAGCATGATCAAGCACGAAAAGCTGGCGGAACGCACTTACAAAACCGTATATGAAAGCGGCTTAACGGTTTACGTAAATTACAGCGATTCCGTTGTTCAAACGGATGGTGTGACCATTGAAGCCCATGATTACATCGTTAAGGGGGGATAA
- a CDS encoding carbohydrate ABC transporter permease has translation MITIRLRKKRISRSWMGDVFLFLLLAAVGYFMAMPLVFVISNAFKPINEILKFPPDFLVKNPTFTNFTDLYHLLSGSWVPFTRYIYNTFFIAIVGTVGHVLIASLAAYPLAKRKFPGKGFLFTIVVLSLMFSATVTQITNYMTMSWLGFLDTHWAVIIPAIGSSLGLYLMKQFMEQIPDALLEAAQIDGCSEVRIFWSVVMPVVKPAWLTLVIFSFQGLWGAGGAAGSMYIYSEQLKTIDYALSQILAGGIARTGPSMAATLLLLTVPILIFVLSQSSVIQTMSTSGMKE, from the coding sequence ATGATTACAATTCGTCTAAGAAAAAAAAGAATAAGCCGCTCATGGATGGGCGATGTCTTTCTGTTCTTGCTGCTTGCAGCAGTAGGATATTTTATGGCAATGCCGCTTGTATTTGTGATCAGCAATGCATTCAAGCCGATTAACGAAATTTTGAAGTTTCCGCCTGATTTTTTGGTCAAAAATCCTACATTCACTAACTTTACGGACTTATATCATCTGCTTTCCGGTTCATGGGTGCCTTTTACTCGTTACATTTATAACACTTTTTTTATTGCGATTGTTGGTACGGTCGGTCACGTGCTCATTGCTTCCCTCGCAGCTTATCCACTGGCGAAGCGGAAATTTCCAGGAAAGGGATTCCTTTTCACCATTGTAGTCCTATCACTAATGTTCTCAGCTACGGTTACTCAGATTACGAATTACATGACGATGTCATGGCTCGGTTTTCTGGATACCCACTGGGCGGTTATTATTCCGGCAATTGGCTCCTCGCTTGGGCTGTATCTTATGAAACAGTTTATGGAGCAAATACCGGATGCGCTGCTCGAAGCTGCACAGATTGATGGTTGCAGTGAAGTTCGCATTTTCTGGAGTGTCGTTATGCCTGTCGTCAAACCTGCATGGCTTACGCTAGTTATTTTTTCTTTCCAAGGTTTATGGGGGGCAGGCGGAGCAGCGGGCTCGATGTACATTTACAGTGAGCAGCTCAAAACAATTGATTACGCGTTAAGTCAGATTCTGGCGGGAGGCATCGCACGAACGGGTCCTTCGATGGCAGCAACATTGCTGCTGCTCACCGTTCCGATTCTCATCTTTGTGCTATCGCAGAGCAGCGTTATTCAAACGATGTCAACCTCCGGCATGAAAGAATGA